A genomic window from Agreia sp. COWG includes:
- a CDS encoding LysR family transcriptional regulator, whose protein sequence is MHIDPTTLRWYTAVATELHFGRAALALGIARTRLSKAIVELEGSLGYPLFDREQQGTQLTDAGRALLEQAPGLIAEGDERAALAAEEAAKPVPFRLSFVPGVTVTKWTTEWAERHPDIPLEVRPVASDERVAGLRDDLVDVAFVRLPIESEGLSAIRLYDEVPVVVVSKDNPLSLLEEVRVAELADENMLTESATVDDAIDLVAAGTGVIVLPHSVARLHARKDVVARPVLDLPETQIAIAWIAGDADERIDEFIGIVRGRKASSSRSGTTSSSPKAGNDEQLAAEKMRAEKARAEKSRAESKKPRTGAKGAKGTPSKTPRPLGTARKPRPSGGYRQKGR, encoded by the coding sequence GTGCACATCGATCCGACCACCCTTCGCTGGTACACGGCCGTGGCCACCGAGCTGCACTTCGGGCGCGCGGCCCTCGCTCTGGGCATCGCCCGCACACGATTGAGCAAGGCGATCGTCGAGCTGGAGGGATCACTCGGGTACCCGCTGTTTGATCGCGAGCAGCAGGGTACGCAGCTCACGGATGCCGGACGCGCGTTGCTCGAGCAGGCTCCGGGCCTGATCGCCGAGGGTGACGAGCGGGCTGCCCTCGCGGCCGAGGAAGCGGCGAAGCCTGTGCCGTTCAGGCTGTCGTTCGTTCCGGGGGTGACGGTCACCAAGTGGACCACGGAGTGGGCGGAGCGGCACCCCGACATCCCCCTCGAGGTACGGCCGGTCGCGAGCGACGAGCGCGTGGCCGGTTTGCGAGACGACCTGGTCGACGTGGCCTTCGTGCGCCTGCCGATCGAGTCAGAGGGGCTCTCCGCCATCCGGCTCTACGACGAGGTGCCGGTGGTCGTCGTGTCGAAGGACAACCCGCTGTCGCTGCTCGAGGAGGTGCGCGTGGCCGAACTGGCAGACGAGAACATGCTGACCGAATCGGCCACCGTCGACGACGCCATCGACCTCGTGGCCGCCGGCACCGGGGTCATCGTGCTGCCGCACTCCGTCGCACGCCTGCACGCCCGAAAAGACGTGGTGGCACGCCCCGTTCTCGACCTGCCCGAGACGCAGATCGCCATAGCGTGGATCGCGGGCGATGCAGACGAGCGCATCGACGAGTTCATCGGCATCGTGCGAGGTCGAAAGGCATCGAGTTCCCGTTCGGGCACGACGAGTTCGTCGCCCAAGGCGGGCAACGACGAGCAGCTCGCCGCAGAGAAGATGCGCGCCGAGAAGGCGCGTGCCGAGAAGTCGCGCGCCGAGTCGAAGAAGCCGCGCACCGGCGCGAAGGGAGCAAAGGGCACCCCGAGCAAGACGCCCCGCCCGCTCGGCACGGCGCGTAAGCCCCGGCCATCCGGGGGATACCGCCAGAAGGGGCGCTGA
- a CDS encoding DUF4166 domain-containing protein yields MTSVFQRALGDDFGKLHPMMQRRFGVGLDAGYACMGAGTMTSIRRGPWWTVPFLWIGRIRNILVPIQGKSVPFTVENFPYVDPFGRETVTFVRSYGTGTHPHRFDATMIYSESAGRVIDYLGTHQHLAVDLDLSVGDDGSLLLVSDAQRFYEGPIAFRFPMLFSGRAELRESFDDDAGVYRIHLEVTNRRFGFLFGYTGTFECTFPAAQDAPARLRPRRHERRE; encoded by the coding sequence ATGACGAGCGTGTTCCAGAGGGCCCTCGGCGACGACTTCGGAAAACTGCACCCCATGATGCAGAGGCGCTTCGGGGTGGGCCTAGACGCGGGCTACGCCTGCATGGGCGCGGGCACGATGACAAGCATCCGCCGCGGTCCGTGGTGGACCGTCCCCTTTCTCTGGATCGGCCGCATCCGCAACATCCTGGTGCCGATCCAGGGCAAGAGTGTGCCCTTCACCGTCGAGAATTTTCCCTACGTCGACCCGTTCGGCCGAGAGACGGTCACGTTCGTCCGCAGCTATGGAACCGGCACGCATCCGCATCGCTTCGACGCCACGATGATCTACAGCGAGTCGGCCGGCCGGGTGATCGACTACCTCGGAACCCACCAGCACCTCGCCGTCGACCTCGATCTCTCGGTCGGCGACGACGGCTCCCTGCTGCTCGTCTCAGATGCCCAGCGCTTCTACGAGGGGCCGATCGCCTTTCGCTTCCCGATGCTTTTCAGCGGCAGGGCCGAGCTGCGCGAGAGCTTCGACGACGATGCCGGCGTGTACCGCATCCACCTTGAGGTCACCAACCGCCGCTTCGGCTTTCTCTTCGGCTACACCGGTACGTTCGAGTGCACGTTCCCCGCTGCGCAGGATGCTCCGGCTCGGCTCAGACCACGTCGGCACGAGCGCCGGGAATAG
- a CDS encoding 1-acyl-sn-glycerol-3-phosphate acyltransferase, translated as MTEEESQAKKAQPSGEEQRDRFNSPAHAAARFVVQRGLLKPLIWSLTRVTVIGREKLKDVAGGFVVVANHSSHLDAPLIVGSLPRRLARYLATGAAADYFFAVWWRRGLTALFFNAFPVKRMESKAKSISARSLLSRGIPILIFPEGTRSKDGELGYFKPGAAALAASCDVPCIPMALIGAHVAHPRGANWPRRGRYPVGVVFGEPLRALEGETPGHFAERTKQEIVRLREMHSASILSQSPRTRGALR; from the coding sequence ATGACTGAAGAAGAATCCCAGGCCAAGAAGGCCCAGCCTTCGGGCGAGGAACAGCGCGATCGCTTCAACTCGCCCGCCCACGCCGCTGCCCGCTTCGTCGTGCAGCGTGGTCTGCTCAAGCCGCTCATCTGGTCGCTGACCCGCGTGACCGTCATCGGTCGCGAGAAGCTCAAGGACGTGGCGGGCGGCTTCGTGGTCGTGGCGAACCACTCCAGCCACCTGGATGCGCCGCTGATCGTCGGCTCGCTCCCGCGCCGCCTCGCGCGTTACCTCGCCACCGGAGCAGCGGCAGACTACTTCTTCGCCGTCTGGTGGCGGCGTGGACTGACCGCCCTGTTCTTCAACGCATTCCCGGTGAAGCGCATGGAATCGAAGGCCAAGTCGATCAGCGCCCGCTCGCTTCTCAGCAGGGGCATCCCCATCCTCATCTTCCCCGAGGGGACGCGCTCTAAAGACGGCGAGCTCGGTTACTTCAAGCCGGGGGCCGCGGCGCTCGCGGCATCCTGTGACGTTCCCTGCATTCCCATGGCCCTGATCGGCGCCCACGTCGCACATCCGCGTGGCGCCAACTGGCCGCGCCGCGGCCGCTACCCGGTGGGCGTGGTCTTCGGCGAGCCGCTGCGTGCCTTAGAGGGCGAGACCCCCGGTCACTTCGCCGAACGCACGAAGCAGGAGATCGTGCGCCTGCGCGAGATGCACTCGGCGAGTATTCTTTCCCAGTCCCCACGAACCAGAGGAGCCCTGCGTTGA
- a CDS encoding DUF5997 family protein — protein MTPAKTPQTMKPATAAKKLGVLLEATPTEFQQGTITRTQLDELLTSPPEWVVELRLNGPHPRQIVASKLGVTISGLARGEVTEPLTTAQIQDLLANRPEWLVRERATQAEVRREAARVKQLNEEKARKAAHVARQESQRAAAGN, from the coding sequence ATGACGCCCGCGAAAACCCCCCAGACCATGAAGCCCGCGACGGCGGCCAAGAAGCTCGGTGTGCTGCTCGAAGCCACCCCCACAGAATTCCAGCAGGGAACGATCACCCGCACCCAGCTCGACGAGCTGCTGACGAGCCCGCCCGAGTGGGTCGTCGAGCTGCGCCTGAATGGCCCGCACCCACGCCAGATCGTGGCCTCGAAGCTCGGCGTCACCATCTCGGGCCTCGCCCGCGGCGAGGTCACCGAGCCTCTCACGACAGCGCAGATCCAGGATCTGCTGGCCAACCGGCCCGAGTGGCTGGTGCGTGAGCGCGCCACGCAGGCCGAGGTGCGCCGAGAGGCGGCCCGCGTGAAGCAGCTGAACGAGGAGAAGGCCAGAAAGGCCGCCCACGTCGCACGCCAGGAGAGCCAGCGCGCCGCCGCCGGCAACTGA
- a CDS encoding DUF2510 domain-containing protein gives MTIPSDPHTPTPAAGWFPDPSGGAGSRWWDGHQWTDHVSDPALEAFGAAAVPGKVDPATPVYTPYIWLITLVLPLLSLVTLLFWDMDAYIRATLESPNDPVVQLADPGYLLVQGVGFVLYGLSVVFAFLDRRVLLQRGFDRPFHWAWTFLGGVVYIIGRSVIVRRRSGTGLLPIWVYIGVFVLSMIIVSVKVSQMISTMMTVLPTLS, from the coding sequence ATGACGATTCCGTCCGATCCCCACACCCCCACACCGGCTGCCGGTTGGTTCCCGGATCCCTCCGGAGGCGCGGGAAGTCGGTGGTGGGACGGCCATCAGTGGACGGATCACGTCTCCGATCCGGCTCTCGAGGCTTTCGGTGCCGCAGCTGTGCCGGGCAAGGTCGATCCGGCCACCCCTGTGTACACGCCCTACATCTGGCTCATCACCCTGGTGTTGCCCCTCCTATCGCTGGTCACGTTGCTGTTCTGGGATATGGACGCCTACATTCGGGCGACACTGGAGTCGCCGAACGATCCCGTGGTGCAATTGGCCGACCCGGGCTACCTCCTGGTGCAGGGCGTGGGCTTTGTGCTGTACGGCTTGAGCGTCGTCTTCGCCTTCCTCGATCGCCGGGTGCTACTGCAGCGCGGATTCGATCGGCCGTTTCACTGGGCGTGGACCTTCCTCGGGGGTGTGGTGTACATCATCGGCCGGTCGGTGATCGTTCGCCGCCGCTCGGGCACCGGACTCCTGCCCATCTGGGTGTACATCGGCGTCTTCGTGCTGAGCATGATCATCGTGAGCGTCAAGGTCTCCCAGATGATCTCGACGATGATGACGGTTTTACCGACCCTGTCCTGA
- a CDS encoding DMT family transporter, with translation MTTVRGARFGGPSAAAGLVVVGLVCQEVGAAFAVLLFPSVGALGMVALRLTFSALVLLAIARPSVRGRSRGDWMTVVGFGLALALMNALFYEALARIPLGATVTIEVLGPLVLSVVTSRRASSWLWAVLAFVGVFLLGQGSFGDLDPVGVLFAVGAGATWAGYILLSSRTGSRFARLDGLALAMAIGAVLTLPFGVLAAGPAIVRPDILLLGAAVALLSSTIPYALELFALRRIPSSSFAILMSLAPAMAALAGVVLLAQHVSVLGVIAIGLVVVASIGAVRSARPGTIPGARADVV, from the coding sequence GTGACGACTGTCCGAGGCGCTCGCTTCGGCGGACCCTCGGCGGCGGCGGGCCTCGTCGTCGTGGGGCTCGTCTGCCAGGAGGTCGGGGCGGCCTTCGCCGTGCTGCTCTTTCCGAGCGTGGGTGCCCTCGGCATGGTCGCGCTGCGGCTGACCTTTTCGGCGCTGGTGCTCTTGGCCATCGCTCGGCCGTCCGTGCGCGGTCGTAGCCGAGGCGACTGGATGACGGTGGTCGGCTTCGGCCTGGCCCTCGCCCTCATGAATGCCCTGTTCTACGAGGCGCTCGCGCGTATCCCGCTCGGGGCGACAGTGACGATCGAGGTTCTCGGTCCCCTGGTGCTCTCGGTCGTGACGAGTAGGCGCGCGTCGAGCTGGTTGTGGGCGGTGCTGGCCTTCGTCGGCGTCTTTCTGCTCGGCCAGGGCAGCTTCGGCGACCTCGACCCCGTCGGCGTGCTCTTCGCGGTCGGGGCCGGGGCAACCTGGGCCGGCTACATCCTGCTCTCGTCTCGAACGGGCAGTCGCTTCGCGCGCCTCGACGGTCTCGCGCTCGCCATGGCGATCGGTGCGGTGCTCACCCTGCCGTTCGGGGTGTTGGCGGCCGGTCCCGCCATCGTGCGCCCCGACATCCTGCTGCTCGGCGCGGCCGTCGCCCTGCTCTCGTCGACCATTCCCTACGCGCTCGAGCTCTTCGCGCTGCGCCGCATCCCGTCGTCGAGCTTCGCCATTCTCATGAGCCTGGCGCCCGCCATGGCGGCACTCGCCGGAGTCGTGCTGCTGGCCCAGCACGTGAGCGTGCTGGGGGTCATCGCCATCGGCCTGGTGGTCGTGGCGAGCATCGGGGCGGTGCGCAGCGCGAGGCCGGGGACTATTCCCGGCGCTCGTGCCGACGTGGTCTGA
- a CDS encoding nitroreductase family deazaflavin-dependent oxidoreductase encodes MPLTGEYLPSTSQWAREQVEEYEGSGGTSGTTMRGMPVIVLTSVGAKSGKLRKTALMRVEHEGEYAVVASLGGAPKHPVWYYNLLAEPHVELQDGPVKKDYVAREITGEEKAMWWQRAVAAYADYADYQKNTDREIPVFVLTEKDFQ; translated from the coding sequence ATGCCGTTGACCGGAGAATACCTACCGAGCACATCCCAGTGGGCACGCGAGCAGGTGGAGGAGTACGAGGGGTCGGGCGGAACATCCGGCACCACGATGCGGGGCATGCCGGTGATCGTGCTCACCAGCGTCGGGGCGAAGTCGGGCAAGCTGCGTAAGACGGCGCTGATGCGCGTCGAGCACGAGGGCGAGTACGCCGTGGTCGCGTCACTCGGCGGCGCACCCAAGCATCCGGTCTGGTACTACAACCTGCTGGCTGAGCCCCATGTCGAATTGCAGGACGGGCCTGTGAAGAAGGACTACGTCGCGCGGGAGATCACCGGCGAGGAGAAGGCCATGTGGTGGCAGCGAGCCGTGGCCGCCTATGCCGATTACGCTGACTACCAGAAGAACACCGACCGCGAAATTCCCGTCTTCGTGCTGACCGAAAAGGACTTTCAATGA
- a CDS encoding SDR family oxidoreductase, translating into MAVALVTGGTSGIGAAFSRSLASQGYDLVLVARQADRLESMAAEIRALGRSVEILQADLADRADVTRVAERLEDPSRPIDMLVNNAGFGVHTSLIDTDISAHDHAFEVMCRAVLVLSGAAARGMLPRGRGKIVNVSSTAAHVTMGSYSAIKSWVLSFSEGLAVELRGTGIGVTALCPGWVRTEFHERAGITASSIPNFLWLDAEYLVAACIRDVERGKVISIPSVRYRTLIWLARHAPRSAIRSVSGSISSSRKKPVS; encoded by the coding sequence ATGGCTGTAGCTCTCGTTACGGGAGGAACGTCCGGCATCGGCGCTGCGTTCTCCCGGTCCCTCGCTTCCCAGGGATATGACCTTGTTCTCGTGGCCCGTCAGGCCGACCGGCTCGAGAGCATGGCCGCCGAAATCCGAGCCCTCGGCCGCTCCGTCGAGATCCTGCAGGCCGACCTCGCCGACCGCGCCGATGTGACGCGTGTCGCCGAACGCCTGGAAGATCCGTCTCGGCCCATCGACATGCTGGTGAACAACGCCGGTTTCGGCGTGCACACCTCGCTCATCGACACAGACATCTCGGCCCACGACCACGCGTTCGAGGTGATGTGCCGCGCCGTCCTCGTGCTGTCGGGGGCCGCGGCGCGCGGGATGCTTCCCCGCGGCCGGGGCAAGATCGTCAACGTGTCGAGCACGGCGGCCCACGTGACCATGGGAAGCTACTCGGCCATCAAGTCCTGGGTGCTGTCGTTCTCCGAGGGGCTCGCCGTCGAACTGCGCGGTACGGGAATCGGGGTAACGGCTCTCTGCCCTGGCTGGGTGCGCACGGAATTTCACGAGCGAGCCGGAATTACAGCGTCGAGCATCCCAAACTTCTTGTGGCTCGACGCCGAATACCTTGTCGCAGCGTGCATCCGCGATGTTGAAAGGGGCAAAGTGATCTCCATACCCTCTGTTCGGTACCGAACCCTCATCTGGTTGGCTCGCCACGCACCGAGAAGTGCGATCCGCAGCGTCTCCGGATCGATCTCGTCGAGTCGAAAGAAGCCGGTCTCCTAG
- a CDS encoding VIT1/CCC1 transporter family protein — translation MTGSPRAEPRASDIRRWRRYLADEQLEAAVYRDLAQRRTGEEREILLALAEAEARHEQHWRLLLGDDIGRTLRGATRTRILGFLARRFGSVFVLALAQRAESRSPYETDSDATAAMAADERIHEEVVRGLATRGRMRLSGTFRAAVFGANDGLVSNLALVIGISASGVANHVVLLTGIAGLLAGALSMGAGEYVSVRSQRELLESSTPDPDARSAVADLDVDANELALVYRARGMSEEEADTHAAEVLRTNDLAVVADPSDHLEVDEHESVGTGLSAALSSFCFFASGAIIPVLPYIFGLTGFPALIVAAVLVGLALLGTGAVVGILSGASPLKRGLRQLGIGYGAALVTYVLGLLFGTTGV, via the coding sequence ATGACAGGGTCGCCCCGCGCCGAGCCCCGCGCATCCGACATTCGCCGCTGGCGACGCTACCTGGCCGACGAGCAGCTCGAGGCCGCCGTCTATCGCGACCTCGCCCAGCGCCGCACGGGCGAGGAGAGGGAGATTCTGCTCGCCCTGGCCGAGGCCGAGGCCAGGCACGAGCAGCACTGGCGCCTGTTGCTGGGCGACGACATCGGTCGAACGCTGCGCGGCGCCACTCGCACGCGCATCCTCGGCTTTCTGGCCCGCCGCTTCGGGTCGGTCTTCGTTCTCGCGCTCGCCCAGCGCGCCGAGTCCCGCTCCCCCTACGAGACCGACTCCGACGCCACGGCAGCCATGGCCGCCGATGAACGAATCCACGAAGAGGTCGTCCGTGGCCTCGCCACGCGGGGCCGGATGCGTCTCAGCGGCACATTCCGCGCGGCCGTCTTCGGCGCGAACGACGGGCTGGTCTCGAATCTGGCCCTGGTGATCGGCATCTCGGCCAGTGGCGTGGCCAACCACGTCGTGCTGCTGACCGGCATCGCGGGCCTCCTCGCCGGCGCCCTTTCGATGGGAGCGGGCGAATACGTCTCGGTGCGCTCACAGCGTGAGTTGCTCGAGTCGTCGACACCCGATCCGGATGCGCGCAGCGCGGTCGCCGACCTCGACGTCGACGCGAACGAGCTGGCCCTCGTCTACCGGGCCCGAGGAATGTCCGAGGAGGAAGCCGACACCCACGCGGCCGAGGTCCTCCGCACGAACGACCTCGCCGTCGTCGCCGACCCGTCTGACCACCTCGAGGTGGACGAGCACGAGTCGGTCGGTACCGGCCTGAGTGCCGCCCTGTCGAGCTTCTGCTTCTTCGCCTCTGGCGCGATCATCCCGGTGCTGCCGTACATCTTCGGACTGACCGGATTTCCGGCGCTCATCGTCGCCGCCGTCCTCGTGGGGCTCGCGCTGCTCGGAACGGGAGCCGTCGTCGGCATCCTGTCTGGCGCGTCACCGCTGAAGCGAGGCCTGCGCCAACTCGGCATCGGCTACGGAGCAGCCCTCGTCACCTACGTACTCGGGCTGCTCTTCGGCACGACCGGCGTCTGA
- a CDS encoding FAD-binding oxidoreductase: MSDVKHMKWWGWGVDGVAFHHENKPGFAPFVKKNLGLDLTKTKGEPPVFADIDVPAGRAPEAFVALLAGIVGDGHIETDDMSRVVHTFGKSIRDLIRVRTSAFPRAVDVVVYPANEAEVRLVVDAVVAADAVLIPFGGGSNIAGSLEPLAGEQRTVVSLDLGRLNRVIEVDADSSLARIQGGAQGPDLEAELNEAGWTLGHFPDSFTHSTVGGWVATRSSGMQSDKFGDIADIAKGLRVVRPGGVLVLRPLPSTSTGPSVREMILGSEGRLGVITEVTVQIHRIPAKREILAYLYPTWDAGLAAMREISESDATPSITRVSDGNETLFSFATSKKSKGFSALATKGLGVFLKAKGWDTEKMCLSFVGNEGGEELVATNQKIIAGIVKKHGGITVGKGPGVLYDQKKFDTPYIRDWFLDWGGSADVSETAAPWSKLPELYRNVIASANRAFDEIGVQGWIMAHLSHSYTSGACLYFTFAYLDTGDAIANYDVVKRAIQQAFIDAGGTLSHHHGVGLEHAPWMEQDISTEGVKIMRGLFGAVDPGRHFNPGKVLLDE, translated from the coding sequence TTGAGCGATGTCAAGCACATGAAGTGGTGGGGCTGGGGAGTCGACGGCGTCGCGTTCCACCACGAGAACAAGCCGGGATTCGCCCCCTTCGTGAAGAAGAACCTGGGCCTCGACCTGACCAAGACCAAGGGCGAGCCGCCGGTCTTCGCCGACATCGACGTTCCCGCCGGTCGCGCCCCCGAGGCCTTCGTCGCCCTTCTCGCGGGTATCGTCGGCGACGGGCACATCGAGACCGATGACATGTCCCGGGTCGTGCACACCTTCGGCAAGAGCATCCGCGATCTGATCCGCGTTCGCACCAGCGCGTTCCCTCGAGCGGTCGACGTCGTCGTGTATCCGGCCAACGAGGCAGAGGTACGCCTCGTCGTCGATGCGGTCGTCGCTGCCGACGCCGTGCTCATCCCCTTCGGCGGCGGCAGCAACATCGCCGGCAGCCTCGAGCCCCTCGCGGGTGAGCAGCGCACCGTGGTGTCTCTCGACCTCGGCCGACTCAACCGCGTCATCGAGGTCGATGCCGACTCGAGCCTCGCGCGCATCCAGGGCGGCGCCCAGGGTCCCGACCTCGAGGCCGAGCTGAACGAGGCCGGTTGGACCCTCGGGCACTTTCCCGACAGCTTCACCCACTCCACGGTGGGTGGCTGGGTGGCGACGCGCTCCTCGGGCATGCAGAGCGACAAGTTCGGTGACATCGCCGACATCGCCAAGGGTCTTCGTGTCGTGCGCCCCGGTGGCGTGCTCGTGCTGCGGCCGCTGCCCAGTACCTCGACCGGACCAAGCGTGCGCGAGATGATCCTCGGCAGCGAGGGGCGCCTCGGGGTCATCACCGAGGTCACCGTGCAGATCCACCGCATCCCGGCCAAGCGCGAGATCCTCGCCTACCTGTACCCCACCTGGGATGCCGGGCTCGCGGCCATGCGCGAGATCTCCGAGAGCGACGCCACGCCCTCGATCACCCGCGTCTCCGACGGCAACGAGACGCTGTTCTCGTTCGCCACGTCGAAGAAGAGCAAGGGCTTCTCCGCCCTCGCCACCAAGGGCCTCGGCGTCTTCTTGAAGGCCAAGGGCTGGGACACGGAGAAGATGTGCCTGTCGTTCGTCGGCAACGAGGGCGGCGAAGAGCTGGTCGCCACGAACCAGAAGATCATCGCCGGCATCGTCAAGAAGCACGGCGGCATCACCGTGGGCAAGGGCCCCGGCGTGCTCTACGACCAGAAGAAGTTCGACACCCCCTACATCCGGGACTGGTTCCTCGACTGGGGCGGTTCGGCCGATGTCTCCGAGACCGCCGCGCCGTGGTCGAAGCTGCCCGAGCTCTACCGCAACGTGATCGCCAGCGCCAACCGTGCGTTCGACGAGATCGGCGTCCAGGGCTGGATCATGGCCCACCTCTCGCACTCCTATACCTCGGGGGCGTGCCTCTACTTCACGTTCGCGTACCTCGACACGGGCGATGCGATCGCGAACTACGACGTGGTGAAGCGGGCCATCCAGCAGGCCTTCATCGACGCGGGCGGAACGCTCTCTCACCACCACGGTGTGGGCCTCGAGCATGCGCCGTGGATGGAGCAGGACATCTCGACCGAGGGCGTGAAGATCATGCGCGGGCTCTTCGGGGCGGTCGACCCCGGTCGGCACTTCAACCCCGGCAAGGTTCTGCTCGACGAGTGA
- a CDS encoding SRPBCC family protein, which translates to MRRQANRALYVETVIGAHVDDVWRLTQTPELHSRWDLRFSRIAPLAAATDGEPSRFVYERRLPLHTIRGTGVSLGERGGTDGSRTSALVFSTRDPISPLASGRGYWRYVPTDDGSTRFITGYDYEPFAGAIGAALDRLVTRRLVWWMTAWSFDRLRIWAETGVAPERWPVASVAAFWMRERPRAARCLSRPARAGRTHDAMADAPASLTGLVES; encoded by the coding sequence ATGCGACGACAGGCGAACCGCGCCCTTTATGTGGAAACGGTGATCGGGGCCCACGTCGATGACGTCTGGAGGCTCACCCAGACCCCCGAGCTGCACTCCCGGTGGGACCTGCGCTTCAGCCGCATCGCCCCGCTGGCGGCAGCGACAGACGGCGAGCCCAGCCGCTTCGTCTACGAGCGGCGGCTGCCGCTTCACACCATCAGAGGCACGGGGGTCTCCCTCGGGGAGCGCGGAGGTACGGACGGCTCGAGAACCTCCGCCCTCGTCTTCTCCACCCGCGACCCGATCTCGCCGCTGGCATCCGGTCGCGGCTATTGGCGCTACGTTCCCACTGACGACGGTTCGACCCGATTCATCACCGGCTACGACTACGAGCCGTTCGCCGGGGCCATAGGCGCCGCGCTCGACCGCCTGGTCACGCGCCGCCTCGTCTGGTGGATGACCGCGTGGAGCTTCGACCGCCTGCGCATCTGGGCCGAGACGGGCGTCGCTCCAGAACGCTGGCCCGTCGCATCCGTCGCGGCGTTCTGGATGCGCGAGCGACCGCGCGCCGCGCGGTGCCTGTCGCGGCCCGCCAGGGCCGGGCGAACGCACGACGCCATGGCCGACGCCCCCGCCTCGCTGACCGGACTGGTCGAGTCATGA